Genomic segment of Anopheles darlingi chromosome X, idAnoDarlMG_H_01, whole genome shotgun sequence:
AGAAGCGACACAGACAGCCaaattatttaaaaagaatggaaggaagataAGCTTGTTCTTATGGGAAAGCGAGTTCTATGAGATCGGCTAGTTGATTACTTGCAATTACGCCATGACATGCTCGCGATGCAAGAACTATTTTGCGACTATTAAGAGTACCAAAAAGGTAAATCGCATCAATATATTGACTTTGATCGTCAACTGTCAGTTACGGCGCTATGCCAAGCGTTCGAGTGAAAGGTATCTCGTTAGCTCCCGAAGCATTTACACCTTCTTTGtgttctgttgtgttgtgttgctgagAAAGCTTAGAATTTGAAATACTGAAAGGTTGTGTCGATATCGGTGTAACAACAACTAACGGCTTAGTACGCGCAGGAGGATAGGAACAAAGTAAacagattgaaaaaaaaaacagagagaacaaAGGTACACTTACGCTGCTCAGCATCGTGGTTGTTGGCTACGGGCGGCCGTaaaattgatggatggatcaaCCGAAAGGAATCAAACGAATGACAGATTcacgcaaacgcacacacacacacaattgggTACGTGGACAACAAAAGTAGGGTGACGTGTCGATTGTGTCGTTGTGTCGTATACAACGGAAACAATGGATCGGATGAGATGAAAAGAAAGAtgtaagaaaaaataaaatccaataaaacaaatcaaacacgCACAAACGAGGTGCGCTTATAGGGACATCCTCAATGCATATTGAtcaaccccttcccccccccccccaccatctTTGCCTTCGTCCATCAAGTAGAATGGCTAACAACATTACATGAAAGATTCAGACAAATTAAAATGTACTGTCAACACTGGTACCCCGAGGTGTGTGACATCCAGTAAAAACTAGCTGAAACACACCTGATGGACACGATTAAATAAGGTTCGTACTTTCTCCGATCTGCTTTCGATACAAAAACACTTGTAGCTTGTAAAAAATCAAGCAATGCCAATGTTGAACCCACATGTCGAAAGGGGTCGCCAGACTGCTTTTGCCGGGATGGACACAGATACTTACGTTCCTGGTCCGAGCCATCCTCATTCTTCTCGTCCTTGCTCTTCATAAACGGGAACCGTCTGGAGAATGAgaaatttttcttctttctatcGAGTGTGGAAACCTAAAACGAAGCAATCGATACATTCAAACCGAATTCGCAACAAAAGGAATCACCTAGTCGATGATGAAGTCATGAAACACAGCCGTTccgccaaccggccagccagttaAGGAGTCGCTGAGCGTATTGGCCGAATGCCCGTGGCACGACTGCACCACCGGTAAGGCGGTAAATGAAAGCGGAGGAAAATTCACCTCCTCGCCCGTTGGTACCTTTTCCAGGTTATTGCTTGCCGCATGGCCCTGGAACTTGACGCTGCGGTCGCGTGCGCGCTGCTTGCGCTCCCAGCGCCGCTTTGACGGCACGATACCGATgctctcctcctcatcgtcgccGATCACCCGGCGCGCCTGCCACCACTCGTCATCGGATGCGTTCGTCACGTGCAGAATGTCACCGTGCCGGAACTGCAAACCGCGCGTCGGCAACCCATCATCGCGGTTCGGGTCGTAGTCAAAGAGTGCTCTGCAACAGCGGGCAATGTCGGTTAAATATGCGCAAAGGGGGTGTGGCATTTGCGACTCGTTGTTCGCGTTGGACCAAACTTACCTCACGTAAAGCGTGCGTTTCTGCGATGTTCGCAGTAAAGTCCCAGTGCCAGCTGCCACCGCTTGTTTCAGCTCTTGAATGCGCTGCTCGAAACGGTTGTAGTCTTCCGGTCGATAAAGTGCGACTAGCGTCACCGTACCGCCAGCATTCTGTAACACGGTTTGCGTACAGTCAAACGAAGATGTTCAGTTTCGTTAGTGTTAGTCGAGGGGTACTCCGTGCCAGCATGCGCTTACCTTCAACGCTTGGGCTGCATCTTCGTGCGATGCATTCGCCAGGCTGACTCCATTCACGCTGACTAGCTGATCGCCACGCTTCAGCTCGCCGCCCAAATCGGCCGCACCGCCAGCCAGGACATAGGACACAAAGATGCCCTAGAGAAAGTCATAGACGATAGACGATGCGAATCAGCGGGCGTTTGCTACTGACTCTACTCAGCGCGGTTTAACCTACCTGACCGTCCTCGCCACCGACAATGTTGAACCCAAGACCAGACGGCCCTTTCTGGATGACGATAGTGCGCGGCTCCCTGGCAAGCGGAAACAAGTTAAATATTCGATTAAAAAAAGTCGACAGTTTAAAgcaaccgttgttgttgcatgtGGGTTTGTGAGCGCAAAAGTTCAGTGCAAGTGGTACCAACCGTGTGATGTCTTCGCTGCTGACGGCCCGAGGCGTACCGATGGGCATACCCGTTTCCAGCACGTTCGACGATGCGTACCTCGACGAACTGTTCTCCAGCCCGAGCGCCGGCGAGTGTGACCGGGCGGTTGAAAAGTCGCCAtttccagcggcagcagcagcggcgctgGTTGCCCCAAGCCCATGGTCAACCATGCTGACGCCGACACTGTTCATCGCGCTGGTCGATAGCGAGTTGAGGTTGCTGATTGAGTTAGCGAGCGCCTGCAGAATGTTCGTCTTCTGCACGATCAGCGTGGCCCGGTTGGTGATGGCTTTCAGCGTCGCGACCGCCTCCTCGTGCACCACATTCTCGAGATTGCGTTCTCCGTCCGCGGTGCGCACCGCGATCAGCTTGTCGCCGACGGCGAGCCGCCCATCGATCTGTGCCGCACCACCCTCCATGATCTTCGTCACATAAATACCGTTGTCGCCCGGGATGTGCTGGTTGCTGATGCCGCCCGCTATCGAGAAACCCAGCCCCTTGCTACCCTTCACTAGCTCGATCTCCTCCAGCTTCGGTGCCTCCGCTGGTGGTCGCTTTCGTCGGATGTActgagaaagagatagagagagagaacgatcaGCGCATCAGTGGATTAGAGACTAGTAGAGACTGGTCACCACTTTATCCAACATACCAGTGTCACCCGATCCCCGGCCATTTTTAGTGCATCGACCGCCTCGCCGTGCGTGACGTTGGCCACCTGCACGTCGTTCACCGACACGATACAGTCGTTCACCTGTAGCCGACCGTCGGCGTGGGCCGCCCCGCCCGGGATCACCTTGGTAATGTAGATCGAGGCATCGAGATTGATGTGCGGATTGTCCGTGCCACCCGCTATCGAGAACCCGAAGCCGGTCGTGCCGCGCACCAGCTTGATCTCCTCATACTCCCACGGTGAATCGCCATTGAGCTGCCGGGAAggaagaaacagaaagagagacaacaaTTTAGTTAATAAATTTATAACAAATCGCGCCATAGAAATACGGCCCAAAATCGGGACAACCGCGGACTGTGGGTAGCGGCGACCGCGTGCTATTAGCGCGTgaatcttttcctttttttatattttgtcGATAAACAGCGAGCGCGCCTGGATCAATCGATCGTGTGtctcgacaccaccacccggtcaCACGCGATGTCACAGGCGCGCCGGCGCACGGTGCTCCAGGCTGCCAGGGTTGCGGACCACCAACATGCTGGTGTGCGAtgcggttgttgtggttttcttcaACTGCGCTTCAACGACCTGGCGCGAGCTGCGCCGGCGCCATTTGCGGCCGCGCATGCTTGGTAGtccgtttgccgttttgaCTTTTCGCACATTCTTGctcgatgacgacaacgacgacggcgagatgaaggtggtggccaGATTTCGGTCATATTCGATTGGTGGCGCCCCGCTTGAATGTGTCATCAATCTAGCCGAGAGCGTGGAGAGTTTAGAGTTTGCCTTGGCTCAcctgttttgcatcgtttgagtttgatcCTGCGTTTACCTGATtggagaaggggagagagcCACGAAAAGAGAGCAGAAGGTCGGACGCGGTTAGATGCAGGGTAGAGAATAATGAGTGAGGATGtgattgggggggggggggggggggggcgaataACGCAGGATATGGACGTCAGAGGACGTCATCGCACACATCGGCCGGCAAAGGCAGATGAACTACTTCATTAAAAGCTAACCCTTCACCTCCGTTAGCCCTACTACTGCTTGTCACGCACGACTTGACTGGCTCCACTGCCCGAAAGCAACACATCCCGTCTCCCTCTACCTTCTCTGCCCCTCAATTCCTACCGGCATCACTAATCGCGGTGGCAACTCGCTGTTGTCACGATGTCGAGTCGCGTAGCCAAGATACAACGTTTTTGTGCTCCTCGCTTAACGGATGGAACCCCAAATaggacgatcacgacgacgacgacgaccaccactaccctcaaccaccaccactactactaccacccgCGTGCTGAGAAACCGGAGGAGCGCTAGTCTAGCACCGTCGAGGCAAGCTTCTATCTGGCGACTAACTAACTACTAACGGAGCTCTGTCTCGCAGAAACTAAGACGACACCCTccaacctcccctccccctcccctccccctcattCCACCAATCCCATCCCTCTGGCAAcacatgctgctgatgtgtgaTGTGCAGCGGCTGCCATTGCGTTCCATCCTTTGCTCCGCTGACGCCCCAAACCCGAAATCTCGAATTCGGGACGCGACCTTCACCCCCTATCCGCCCTTCCTTGCTCGCTCCTATAGCTCCCTTGCGCTCGCGCTGATCTCTCCGATGAAATGGATGCGGTGGTAGTACGAAAACATGGCGTACGTGAGGTTGGATGTAAgtgagatggtgatgatggggatgcGGCTGTCTCTCCCCATCTTCTGCCGCCTCCCTGCCACTGTCCTTGCCACTGAGCAACAACAAGAGCAGCGGGCGGTCGATTGACTAGGACGCTctgaccgagaccgagagaccgatGCTGCCATCGATCGAAGCTATTTAATTATGCGCTCTCCCTGTCCTTcttgcctccccccccccccctccacttaccccttctctctttcccttctactccttctctctttcccctcTTATCTTCTCCTAtctcttttcgtttctctctctctctctctctctctctctctctctctctctctctctttctctctctctctctttctctctttctctctctctctctctctttctctcactatctctctcgttctctccctgctatctctttctttatcGCTCTGATCTCTCTTttacaaaagcacacacaaacacacatatgcGTATATGTATATGCGGGTTTCTTGCGTCACTTCGTTACGCACTCCGCCTCTATgctggatcatcatcagcggcgcGCCTGCTGCTTCGAGCCGGCAGTGCAATGTGCTACGACCATTccaatggaaaagcaaaaaatgtgGATTTTCCGTAGCGGTTCTCTAACGGTTTTCGGGGTGATGAAACCCTCCCCTACCCCACCCAGAACCTGAGTGTTGACCGTGAGCTGCTGCGCGGTTCCACGCGGTTGTCGCAGCGTAAATCTTTGAACtgtaccccccccccacctccctcccccctttccaacTTCCACGGGAAGAGATCACCGGTGGGGCGAAGGAGGGGTTCGCGGGATGCGCATTGGGCAATGCAGGCAAATCTGCCTACCCAAGGCCTGGTGGGTGATtcctcgttggttggttcatGGTTTTAATATAGAATGTCGAGTTGGTATTAAATGAAGGAGGggggtgaaaatgaaaaacaaaaaacccaataAAGAAACACAAGAAGCCCGGCGCAATTCTACTGTAcgctttctcctcctcctcaccgcCGATAGTGAAGCTACCTACTGAGGGGGGATTGTGCATCTCGCTTTATTCAACTCAATTACTTTGGTTGTAGTACTATATTAGATTAAGACACTATGACGCTACTTTTTACACCATTTGCTGCAAATCGGAGCGTACTACTAAAGGCGCGTGGCATTAGCATGAGGGAGTGGCGAACCAGGTCCCAGAACTCCCAGAACGCTGGTGAGAGCCGTGCATTGTAATAGAACCACCGTGTGTTACGGAAGCGTGCATGCTAACAGGATTGAGTACAAGCAgatgggaaggggggaagggggtgcgagCGTGCGTAAGGGGTTGTTTAAACACTACATTACATAACCCCAACTACCTGTTAGGCGCGCTACAGTGAAAAAGCAAGTGACCAAACCAGAGAACAGCGAAGCGGAAAAGCAATAAGCAGTacgaaaacaaagaagaagtataagaaaaagaaggagaagtatAAGCGAAGCTTTTGCTGTCGCTGCCATACCGTGTCAAGGTTGAACAAGGAGGACACCTTCTTGAGGAAAccgctaccgccgccgccgccgccgccgccgctgccacttccacttcctgctccgcctccaccgccgccgctgccgccgccactgtcCTGTGGacgttgtttctttttccgcGTCGTCATCCTTGCGTGTCCCGGGTCCCTCCGGACTCTCCGGAAGCGCGGGGAGGGCGATAGGCGGGCTGGAAGGGAGTGTGCTGTTCTACTCTTGTGCCCCGATTTCTACCCGACTTACTGCGTCTGCCCCTTGATCGTCCGGGGCCCTTTCCTCGCCCCCAGGTTGGTGAGCAAATCGGGAAGTGGAGGACGAGTCCGTGAGCCTACGTTGGTACACCGTTGGTATCCGAGCGGGGTAAGTAGCagtttcgagttcgagttggTGTGTAAAATAGTCACACAGATCGGTACACagagcacacacgcacgcacgcacgcagaggagcaggaggagaagtagaAAGAGAAGAACCGAGCCGTTGTCGTCACCAAGCCACTCTGCCGGAGATAAGGTTTTTGAAGGCTCGAGAATCTATGCTTGCGAGACCCCCCGAGATTGAACAGTGGGGCGGTCTAAGCGTTTCAGGGGCAGAGCTTAAGCGGCTTCTCTTTCGTCAATCGACACCAACCCGTCCGATGGATGACGTGGCCGATCTTGCAGGGACAAGTGCTGCTACCTGTTTCCTCCTCCCGCGACCACTGTGCgcgacaaacacaaacacccacACATAAAGACACGCATGTGATTCAACTCACAGTTTTCCCCCGCTACTGTTGACACCTACCGCAGGgaggtgttgttttgtttcccctttttcttttactttttgatTTACTGGAGCCAGTTTTCCTGGTTCGTTgagaatgattttgtttttgtttcttcttttttcggtttgcgattcggttggtttgggttttgattacatgttacacacacacacacacacacacacacgtacacactcacacagaaaTACACACGCGGGAATAACGGAGCTTCATAGCAACGCAAGAAcgcagcgcgcacacacacacacgagcgcagtCACAATCGAGCTAGAGGCAAACGGGAGGAAAACAtttacaataataataacaatagtaataacaacagcaacaacagcagcagcagcagtagcaaaacCCGTTATTAAATCAAACGCATCTACCACACAACGACTGTCTCAACCGAGGAACGGTAGAACGGTAGACTATCAGAAAGCATCAAACGCAGcgcgaagaagggaagaagagcTGGTGCAGCTCAGTCAACCGGGGTAACACGTGTAGATCGATCTGTGAATGCCTTCCCTCTCTGCTAGCAAAAACCCAGGGAATACATTTCTGGGGCTTTACATTTCTTCTACTACGCCGGCCCTCTACTACCGATAAGCATTTCTCTAGCTCAGGTACAGATCCGACCGTGAAAACCTCTGGATTCTGGACAGCAAACCGGCAGCTGCGTGACATTGGAAGGCGGGTGTTTTCTTACGAGGCCCCCAACTCTAGGAACGTGACTAATCATAATGGGATCTCTTCTCTATCGGTAGGCTAAACATAGCTCAAGAGCTACCGGCTTTCCGGCGATCTTAATATGCATTAGATGCTTGCTTCGGCGACCACACGAGAGCGCTAggaagggtggggaggggggggggaataacAGATGGGGCAGGGCGAAGGGGGGCATCATAAGTGGATGCTTCGTTTCGGTGACCGGCTGTCCAATCGATTcgctcaatcaatcaaacgataGTCACCTAAAATAACGCGcatgagaaaaagaaggaaagagaaaggggggaggtgggatgtaaggaaaggaaaacgaagatagagaaagagagaaaaaaagaaaagaaagagaatgtAGAGAGAAAGTTGAagtgatggaaaatggaaagaaggaagggtggggaaaggggagggggtgtgggagagagaaaaaacaaacgaaaagaatGAGAAAAATGTGCACGAACGGAAGAGATAGAAAACATGAATAGTAGCGATTAGGGGAGAACGCATAACCAATGAACGTATGCAGAACGGGCCCTCTGCAAAGCCCGAAAAAATGTGTTGGTGTGGGTAGGGAAAGGGATGAGTGATGAGAAATACGCGCAGTCGTGGAGGGGGTGTGAGGGGGCGTAAGGAAAATGACACGAAAATTTCATCCAACCAAAGCCATCCAAAATAACATTCCAAAACACCAGGGTTGGGGGCAGAGGTAAGGTCAAACAGAAGCTCAGAAAAGCCAAAAGGAAAGTTGCGGCATTGTAGTGAGAGATAATAGTAGagagggcaaaaaaaaacggcggagAGGGACGACGCTGGCGAGCTTAAAATATGCATTCACAGCATTTGCCCCGGATCCAATCGCCAGCAGCGTATCGTCATCGGTCAGCCAAAAGGTGGCCACGAGCTTATGCGGtgctgtgttttgtgtttgcgaAATGcgtcctgtgtgtgtggaaatcAAGGGTGAACACAGAGCTCGATGCAATTAGCttgagtatttttttttttctgtcaccATCGGTACGGAAATCAAGATGGGATTCGACAATCAAAATAGGATGGGGATGGCGTTCCCCAGCACCGGAATCGATCGTAGATACAGCCGAATTTAAGGCACTTAAAACACCCTGATAGACATCTGGATCCGATCGCTACTGGTAGCATGTGGTGTGGAGGGGTGGCTCATATCTCCCAACCGATACCACCAGCGCGTGCGCGCTCACTCGCGCTATGCGTCATCGGAGACGATGTGTAAAATGTGGATCAGTATGCGCTGTAAACCGTGCTTGCTGCAATCGCTCCtgctacagagagagagaaggagagagagaggtagagaggaCAGAGGTACCCAAACGGGGCTCGTCCACCTCGCCTTGCTTGCAATCGGTCGATCTGCCAGCTCTAAACGCGCTAAAGGCTCCGCGCACCATTCCGCTCCGCTTCCCTTTCCAGTTCCACTTCCAGCACGGTCCACTAGTAGGGCAATCAATCGGTCGCgctcatgttgctgctgaaattGGATCGAACGCGGAATGGGTTGACAAATGCACAgtgttctctccctctctttctctctttttctcgatcTCTCGGGCTCCCCTTCCCATTCTGTTCAAGTATTACTACGCCACGAACGACTATTAGCGATCCGGTGTAAGAATCTCTCATTATACACCCTGCACTAATTAAccactgacgacgatgacgatcacgatgacgacgacgatatcaACGCGACGACAATGCGATGTGCTGTTTTGTGCCACAACCGGGACTGCGGAGGTGCGCGGGGTCCTCGCTGCTCTGGCATTCCAACAATCTTATCTCAAAATCCCAAGCGCATCACGCAACCGCAACCTCGCGCGCGCCTCTACTTCACCGTTTCTTCGGTTATCTGAGCATGGTGAGCTGCCGGCGAGGTAGCATAGATAACGGGTAGAGTGATAAAACATTAAGGGTCTAAGGACTGAGCAGAGCGGCAGCCCGAAGACACCGGCCCGGAAAGGGTGGGCGATGGCATCCAAGGCCTGCCCTGTATTACcttagttttctttttcgttttttgataATATCCGAAATCATTTTCTGGCCGCCGCAATGTTGGGGGAAACGCCAGCGATATGGGCCGTGTGTAGCGGGACATCATGCTATCGCTCCCCGGAACCAGAGGTGACAGGGCTGCGACAGCCCAAGGCAACGCCCAAGCGGGCGATATGGGCATGATCGTATGGGAATGGCCGGCAGCGGCGTCGATGGACGTAATCAATAGTCAACCTTTCATGGTAACCCACCCCATATTGGTTCGGCTGAGATACACCACGGTTGCTACGTTGTGTGCATCAATAATAATCGTTTCtcgctgctcttgctgctgttatGCAAAATCGCATGTACGCGCGACCCCGAATTTCCCGAAGGAGGTCATCAGTCTTAGAGCctggttgttgtgttttcgGTTATCCATTCATACCGCTCTTCCAGGAGGGTCTTTAGGCGGTCTTTAGCAACTAGATTTTGTGCAGGGCAGCAGATTTTGATGGACGAACGCCCCCGGACAGTGCACAAGACGCAAGGCGAGGGCGATTGGTGGTTTATTGTGACTGGTTGTCCTCTCCCGATTTCGGAATCTTGATTGTAGCCAGCTTGCAGCTTGATTGACGTGGACCAcaccgccggtggtggccggtgacgggtgaagatgatgatggtaaggGTTGAGCTCGCTGGGTGTGGCCTCGTACGGGTGGTTCCACACATACGGCACGTACGACCTCGTCGTTCCCTGCCCTGTGTTGTAATGAATagtgctgttgtttttttttttttagggcCTGTTGCCGCCACAATAAGTCAGCTCATTGTTGTACGAATCATACGTGTCTTCCCGCACGCACGCCACATTCAAGGACccggcgggggggagggggtctccTCTCACGTTTCCCGTGGAATACATCCCGACCTTCCGAAGAAAGAGCGTAATTATGTGCGGCCGAAGCACGGGAAGTACAGGAGCAAAGCCCTTCGCCCTACATGCTCCTCCCTTGTCCTTaacaacgatcgatcgcttcctgTCCAGTCGTAATCGCTACATCCACCCCCTCTTGCgatgcattccattccgacCATTTCCGGTCCCTCTAATCTGCTGACGTAGATCTCCGTtcccacacacaacacatataAACGCACACCACTACTACGGTACGCCCTCATCAAAACGGGAATTGCATTTCGGAGTGGCACCGAAAAACGAACTGCTGAGCAGTGTGGCCAGCACACTACGCCCTCGTCGCTAGCGCAACGCGAGATGGCAAAAACCGGACGTAAAAACAATCGCCGCCCCGAAAATGTGCATTCCACCGGTCGCCGTGTGCTACTGACAATCggcatgcgcgcgcgcgcccgcgtgtgcgtgtgtgtgtgtgtgtgtgtgtgtgcgcacatacggtgtgcgtgtgtgtgccaacaacgatgccgatgccgttaTGCGGGCCACCCCCGTTCGTGgaacgaagcagaagagaagcgGCGCTGGAGGAGAGGTGTACGCACCAGATTTTGAAAGCAgaacacaccccctccctcctaccctttccttcctcacATGTTGTTCTCCAACAGCTCTACGGAACGTCGTTCTCGCATCTGCGCGTGTCTCGTGCGAAGCTTCACCAAaaatccaaccaaaaaaatgCATACACCACCGATGATCTCGCGATCGGCAGGAGAACCACGGGCACGGGTCAAACCAATGgaatggtggcggcagcgTCACCCATACagacgcgcgcacgcacgcacgcacgttcaGCCGCCTTTGGGCACGGCGTTGGCCGCGCGAATCATAATAGCATCGAGCGGACAGACCGGgacgggttgctgctgcttaacgGCGTCCCGGTGACCGCTGGAGTACACCGCCTCGCCTTTACGCCATtgatcgtcgccgccgccaccaccaccaccaccaccgacacgaacacacacacacgcacgcgacaGAATTGACACATTCCATCGAATGCGCGTGCTGTCTACGGAAAAAGGGGGTTGATGCGACCGAATAATGGATGGGTAAAGGGGCCCCTCGacacagcaagagagagagagagagagagagagagagagagagagagagagagaagaaaagtgC
This window contains:
- the LOC125950266 gene encoding disks large 1 tumor suppressor protein isoform X1, whose protein sequence is MPVKKQEAHRALELLEDYHSRLSTPQDRALRSAIERVIRIFKSRLFQALLDIQEFYELTLLDESKTVQQKTAETLLIASKWEQDNAIKANEVNRIKQQEQEQQQQLQQQQQQQQQQQQQQQQQLQQQQLQQQHALLYQPEEKQLIIELPSPRLTTTKVNAGSNSNDAKQLNGDSPWEYEEIKLVRGTTGFGFSIAGGTDNPHINLDASIYITKVIPGGAAHADGRLQVNDCIVSVNDVQVANVTHGEAVDALKMAGDRVTLYIRRKRPPAEAPKLEEIELVKGSKGLGFSIAGGISNQHIPGDNGIYVTKIMEGGAAQIDGRLAVGDKLIAVRTADGERNLENVVHEEAVATLKAITNRATLIVQKTNILQALANSISNLNSLSTSAMNSVGVSMVDHGLGATSAAAAAAGNGDFSTARSHSPALGLENSSSRYASSNVLETGMPIGTPRAVSSEDITREPRTIVIQKGPSGLGFNIVGGEDGQGIFVSYVLAGGAADLGGELKRGDQLVSVNGVSLANASHEDAAQALKNAGGTVTLVALYRPEDYNRFEQRIQELKQAVAAGTGTLLRTSQKRTLYVRALFDYDPNRDDGLPTRGLQFRHGDILHVTNASDDEWWQARRVIGDDEEESIGIVPSKRRWERKQRARDRSVKFQGHAASNNLEKVPTGEEVSTLDRKKKNFSFSRRFPFMKSKDEKNEDGSDQEPNNHDAEQPFMLCYTQEDANTEAEENILSYEPVQRLQISYTRPVIILGPLKDRINDDLISEYPSKFGSCVPHTTRPKRDYEADGRDYHFVASREQMEKDIQNHLFIEAGQYNDNLYGTSVASVREVAEKGKHCILDVSGNAIKRLQVAQLYPIAIFIKPKSIDSIMEMNRRMTEEQANKTFERTLKMEHEFGEYFTAIVQGDTIEDIYSKVKTVIWSQGGPTIWVPSKESL
- the LOC125950266 gene encoding disks large 1 tumor suppressor protein isoform X13 is translated as MTTRKKKQRPQDSGGGSGGGGGGAGSGSGSGGGGGGGGSGFLKKVSSLFNLDTLNGDSPWEYEEIKLVRGTTGFGFSIAGGTDNPHINLDASIYITKVIPGGAAHADGRLQVNDCIVSVNDVQVANVTHGEAVDALKMAGDRVTLYIRRKRPPAEAPKLEEIELVKGSKGLGFSIAGGISNQHIPGDNGIYVTKIMEGGAAQIDGRLAVGDKLIAVRTADGERNLENVVHEEAVATLKAITNRATLIVQKTNILQALANSISNLNSLSTSAMNSVGVSMVDHGLGATSAAAAAAGNGDFSTARSHSPALGLENSSSRYASSNVLETGMPIGTPRAVSSEDITREPRTIVIQKGPSGLGFNIVGGEDGQGIFVSYVLAGGAADLGGELKRGDQLVSVNGVSLANASHEDAAQALKNAGGTVTLVALYRPEDYNRFEQRIQELKQAVAAGTGTLLRTSQKRTLYVRALFDYDPNRDDGLPTRGLQFRHGDILHVTNASDDEWWQARRVIGDDEEESIGIVPSKRRWERKQRARDRSVKFQGHAASNNLEKVSTLDRKKKNFSFSRRFPFMKSKDEKNEDGSDQEPNNHDAEQPFMLCYTQEDANTEAEENILSYEPVQRLQISYTRPVIILGPLKDRINDDLISEYPSKFGSCVPHTTRPKRDYEADGRDYHFVASREQMEKDIQNHLFIEAGQYNDNLYGTSVASVREVAEKGKHCILDVSGNAIKRLQVAQLYPIAIFIKPKSIDSIMEMNRRMTEEQANKTFERTLKMEHEFGEYFTAIVQGDTIEDIYSKVKTVIWSQGGPTIWVPSKESL
- the LOC125950266 gene encoding disks large 1 tumor suppressor protein isoform X11 — encoded protein: MTTRKKKQRPQDSGGGSGGGGGGAGSGSGSGGGGGGGGSGFLKKVSSLFNLDTLNGDSPWEYEEIKLVRGTTGFGFSIAGGTDNPHINLDASIYITKVIPGGAAHADGRLQVNDCIVSVNDVQVANVTHGEAVDALKMAGDRVTLYIRRKRPPAEAPKLEEIELVKGSKGLGFSIAGGISNQHIPGDNGIYVTKIMEGGAAQIDGRLAVGDKLIAVRTADGERNLENVVHEEAVATLKAITNRATLIVQKTNILQALANSISNLNSLSTSAMNSVGVSMVDHGLGATSAAAAAAGNGDFSTARSHSPALGLENSSSRYASSNVLETGMPIGTPRAVSSEDITREPRTIVIQKGPSGLGFNIVGGEDGQGIFVSYVLAGGAADLGGELKRGDQLVSVNGVSLANASHEDAAQALKNAGGTVTLVALYRPEDYNRFEQRIQELKQAVAAGTGTLLRTSQKRTLYVRALFDYDPNRDDGLPTRGLQFRHGDILHVTNASDDEWWQARRVIGDDEEESIGIVPSKRRWERKQRARDRSVKFQGHAASNNLEKVPTGEEVSTLDRKKKNFSFSRRFPFMKSKDEKNEDGSDQEPNNHDAEQPFMLCYTQEDANTEAEENILSYEPVQRLQISYTRPVIILGPLKDRINDDLISEYPSKFGSCVPHTTRPKRDYEADGRDYHFVASREQMEKDIQNHLFIEAGQYNDNLYGTSVASVREVAEKGKHCILDVSGNAIKRLQVAQLYPIAIFIKPKSIDSIMEMNRRMTEEQANKTFERTLKMEHEFGEYFTAIVQGDTIEDIYSKVKTVIWSQGGPTIWVPSKESL
- the LOC125950266 gene encoding disks large 1 tumor suppressor protein isoform X10, with protein sequence MTTRKKKQRPQDSGGGSGGGGGGAGSGSGSGGGGGGGGSGFLKKVSSLFNLDTVNAGSNSNDAKQLNGDSPWEYEEIKLVRGTTGFGFSIAGGTDNPHINLDASIYITKVIPGGAAHADGRLQVNDCIVSVNDVQVANVTHGEAVDALKMAGDRVTLYIRRKRPPAEAPKLEEIELVKGSKGLGFSIAGGISNQHIPGDNGIYVTKIMEGGAAQIDGRLAVGDKLIAVRTADGERNLENVVHEEAVATLKAITNRATLIVQKTNILQALANSISNLNSLSTSAMNSVGVSMVDHGLGATSAAAAAAGNGDFSTARSHSPALGLENSSSRYASSNVLETGMPIGTPRAVSSEDITREPRTIVIQKGPSGLGFNIVGGEDGQGIFVSYVLAGGAADLGGELKRGDQLVSVNGVSLANASHEDAAQALKNAGGTVTLVALYRPEDYNRFEQRIQELKQAVAAGTGTLLRTSQKRTLYVRALFDYDPNRDDGLPTRGLQFRHGDILHVTNASDDEWWQARRVIGDDEEESIGIVPSKRRWERKQRARDRSVKFQGHAASNNLEKVPTGEEVSTLDRKKKNFSFSRRFPFMKSKDEKNEDGSDQEPNNHDAEQPFMLCYTQEDANTEAEENILSYEPVQRLQISYTRPVIILGPLKDRINDDLISEYPSKFGSCVPHTTRPKRDYEADGRDYHFVASREQMEKDIQNHLFIEAGQYNDNLYGTSVASVREVAEKGKHCILDVSGNAIKRLQVAQLYPIAIFIKPKSIDSIMEMNRRMTEEQANKTFERTLKMEHEFGEYFTAIVQGDTIEDIYSKVKTVIWSQGGPTIWVPSKESL